A part of Atribacteraceae bacterium genomic DNA contains:
- a CDS encoding DUF721 domain-containing protein: MSFFQRKPGTLAEALQKYFQDAGLSQRMATFQILEQYPVFFPELATFSRPADYREGVLFLVVTDPLYTLEIQKRIPEVIQIYRFRGLPIERVKISCSD, encoded by the coding sequence ATGAGTTTTTTTCAGAGAAAACCGGGAACGCTAGCCGAAGCTCTACAGAAGTATTTTCAGGACGCGGGCCTCAGTCAACGTATGGCCACGTTCCAAATTTTGGAACAGTATCCGGTTTTTTTTCCCGAACTGGCCACCTTTTCCCGACCGGCTGATTACCGGGAGGGGGTTCTGTTTCTTGTAGTTACTGATCCCCTATATACACTGGAAATTCAAAAGAGAATTCCGGAAGTAATTCAGATCTATAGATTTAGGGGTCTACCCATCGAACGGGTGAAAATAAGCTGTTCTGATTGA
- the recF gene encoding DNA replication and repair protein RecF (All proteins in this family for which functions are known are DNA-binding proteins that assist the filamentation of RecA onto DNA for the initiation of recombination or recombinational repair.): MHFSEIRLLQWRNFHRLQVSLYPGTTMVIGDNAQGKTNFLEALYFISRRTSPRRAIDSDLIHWGEEKAYCGASVVDGPVTFTRELIIRMGKRKEWKWNGCEEPRRGERNTIWLVGFFPHDIDIVDGPPQLRRDFLDQAIGFIYPAHEMWGVRYSKALFRRNLLLRERADKDLILVYTEQLIEAGGKIIRGRTHYLRALAPHLAEVYFRLAGGKGKVGVEYEPSKPGIGVEVERDLREAYARYEGEEREKGMTLVGPHRDEPIFFNEGKEFKSFASQGEKKTLALALKLAEMAVMREVKKRDVIALLDDVFSELDRNRRQYLLQGLLTGGQVIFSATDLDEGQDFSGGRLTRFFCQGGNLLLDG; encoded by the coding sequence ATGCATTTTAGTGAAATACGGCTGTTGCAATGGAGGAATTTTCACCGGCTACAGGTTTCCTTATATCCCGGGACAACGATGGTGATTGGGGATAACGCTCAAGGGAAAACAAATTTTCTGGAAGCGTTATACTTTATATCCCGCCGGACTTCTCCCCGCCGGGCGATAGACAGCGATCTGATCCACTGGGGCGAGGAAAAGGCCTATTGTGGAGCGTCCGTGGTCGACGGCCCGGTAACGTTTACCCGTGAACTGATCATTCGGATGGGAAAACGTAAAGAGTGGAAATGGAATGGTTGTGAGGAACCACGCCGGGGGGAAAGAAATACCATTTGGCTGGTCGGATTTTTCCCCCACGATATTGATATCGTGGATGGCCCACCCCAGTTGAGACGCGATTTTCTGGATCAGGCTATCGGTTTTATCTATCCAGCTCACGAAATGTGGGGAGTCCGTTATTCAAAAGCCCTGTTCCGCCGGAACCTACTGCTTAGAGAACGGGCGGACAAGGATCTGATTTTGGTCTATACCGAACAGTTGATTGAAGCCGGAGGAAAGATTATCCGGGGGAGAACACACTATCTGCGAGCCTTGGCTCCCCACTTGGCGGAAGTATATTTTCGATTGGCTGGTGGAAAGGGGAAAGTCGGAGTAGAATATGAGCCGTCGAAGCCGGGAATCGGGGTCGAGGTCGAGCGGGATCTAAGAGAAGCCTATGCCCGATACGAAGGGGAAGAGAGGGAAAAGGGCATGACGCTGGTAGGACCGCACCGTGATGAGCCGATATTTTTCAACGAGGGAAAAGAATTTAAGAGTTTCGCCTCCCAAGGGGAAAAAAAGACGCTGGCCCTAGCCCTGAAACTTGCGGAAATGGCGGTTATGAGAGAAGTAAAAAAACGTGACGTAATCGCTCTTCTCGATGACGTTTTCTCAGAACTGGACCGAAACCGCCGTCAATATCTTCTCCAGGGGCTGCTCACCGGCGGTCAGGTAATTTTTTCTGCTACCGATTTAGATGAAGGCCAAGACTTTTCCGGCGGACGCTTAACCCGTTTTTTCTGTCAGGGAGGAAACTTACTGCTGGATGGCTGA
- the dnaN gene encoding DNA polymerase III subunit beta: protein MKVVFKGKELFGAMGKVIRGVMNRAVLPVLSGILLEGEGEKARLTATDLEMGIHAECAARFVEGGQVVLPGKIFWNIVRGTQGTELEMTTLPGSVLEIKAGKSYYRLSGYPAADFPVFPPYPEDGAVRMGGMALREAISRTYFAVSRDEMRPTLTGLLFELENRFVNLVATDGHRLSVARLPAEGIEEGQFERFLVPVRAAVEMIRMIQDQEAELFFGHGRVLLRCGTSALFSRLIEGEFPQYREFLSQESITRITVSRDSLIAVLERVSVVFIEEFGVVRMKVLEKRLEFVVQSPELGEARDELEASVEGKRLEIAYNIRYFLEAIKAAPWEMIELGITGEITPTRIGGSGDEYECILMPLRSEEDGEIKGS, encoded by the coding sequence GAGCGGTGCTGCCGGTTCTCTCTGGAATTCTTTTGGAAGGCGAAGGAGAGAAGGCTCGATTGACGGCGACGGATCTGGAGATGGGAATTCATGCCGAATGCGCGGCCCGGTTTGTGGAAGGGGGCCAGGTTGTCCTTCCGGGGAAGATATTTTGGAATATTGTTCGTGGAACGCAAGGAACAGAACTGGAAATGACTACTCTACCTGGTTCGGTACTGGAGATCAAGGCGGGGAAGAGCTATTATCGGCTGTCCGGATACCCGGCGGCCGATTTTCCCGTTTTCCCCCCTTATCCCGAAGACGGAGCTGTTCGAATGGGTGGAATGGCGTTGCGGGAGGCGATTTCCAGGACCTATTTCGCTGTTTCGCGTGATGAGATGCGACCGACTTTGACTGGCCTTCTTTTTGAATTGGAGAACAGGTTTGTAAACTTGGTTGCGACCGATGGTCACCGGTTGAGCGTCGCTAGATTGCCGGCTGAGGGCATAGAGGAAGGCCAGTTTGAGCGGTTTTTAGTTCCGGTGCGAGCTGCTGTCGAGATGATCCGGATGATTCAGGATCAAGAGGCAGAACTGTTTTTTGGACATGGGAGAGTGTTGCTCCGGTGTGGTACGTCGGCTTTGTTTTCCCGCTTGATCGAGGGCGAATTTCCCCAATACCGTGAATTTCTTTCCCAGGAGAGCATCACCCGGATTACAGTATCCCGGGACAGCCTGATTGCCGTTCTGGAAAGGGTGTCGGTAGTTTTTATCGAAGAGTTCGGTGTTGTTCGAATGAAGGTTCTAGAGAAGAGACTTGAATTTGTCGTTCAGTCTCCGGAACTGGGAGAAGCCCGTGATGAATTGGAAGCATCGGTCGAAGGAAAAAGACTGGAAATAGCCTATAATATTCGATATTTCCTGGAAGCGATCAAAGCGGCGCCCTGGGAGATGATCGAGTTGGGGATCACCGGAGAGATTACACCGACCCGGATCGGCGGAAGCGGTGACGAGTATGAGTGTATCTTGATGCCGCTTCGCTCTGAGGAAGACGGGGAGATTAAAGGATCATAG